The Eublepharis macularius isolate TG4126 chromosome 8, MPM_Emac_v1.0, whole genome shotgun sequence genome contains a region encoding:
- the LOC129334293 gene encoding cyclin-dependent kinase 4 inhibitor B-like isoform X1: MQAAPAPVPGRADLLASAAAVGDLEGVRRLLQEGADPDGVNSYGRTPIQVMMTGNPKVAELLLRNGADPNRPDPATGALPAHDAAREGFLETLLVLRAGGARLDAPDGAGRLPIHLAEAAGHRHVVRFLRAQTSGQAGRGATR, from the exons ATGCAGGCTGCGCCCGCGCCTGTCCCGGGCCGAGCGGACTTGCTGGCCAGCGCCGCCGCGGTGGGGGACCTGGAGGGGGTGCgcaggctgctgcaggagggcgCGGACCCCGACGGGGTCAACTCCTACGGCAGGACTCCCATTCAG GTCATGATGACGGGGAACCCCAAAGTGGCGGAGCTCTTGCTGCGCAACGGAGCCGATCCCAACCGCCCGGATCCCGCCACCGGCGCCCTGCCGGCTCACGACGCAGCCCGCGAGGGCTTCCTGGAGACGCTGCTGGTGCTGCGCGCAGGCGGCGCTCGCCTCGATGCCCCGGACGGCGCCGGGCGGCTCCCCATCCACCTGGCCGAGGCGGCCGGCCACCGCCACGTGGTCCGTTTCCTGCGAGCCCAGACGAGCGGCCAAGCCGGGAGAGGGGCGACCCGCTAG
- the LOC129334293 gene encoding cyclin-dependent kinase inhibitor 2A-like isoform X2 — MMTGNPKVAELLLRNGADPNRPDPATGALPAHDAAREGFLETLLVLRAGGARLDAPDGAGRLPIHLAEAAGHRHVVRFLRAQTSGQAGRGATR, encoded by the coding sequence ATGATGACGGGGAACCCCAAAGTGGCGGAGCTCTTGCTGCGCAACGGAGCCGATCCCAACCGCCCGGATCCCGCCACCGGCGCCCTGCCGGCTCACGACGCAGCCCGCGAGGGCTTCCTGGAGACGCTGCTGGTGCTGCGCGCAGGCGGCGCTCGCCTCGATGCCCCGGACGGCGCCGGGCGGCTCCCCATCCACCTGGCCGAGGCGGCCGGCCACCGCCACGTGGTCCGTTTCCTGCGAGCCCAGACGAGCGGCCAAGCCGGGAGAGGGGCGACCCGCTAG